Genomic segment of Sphingopyxis lindanitolerans:
ATATCCTCGATCTGCTCCGACGACATCTGGTCCTGCGGCAGCGCCGCATTCAGTTCGTCATAGGTCAGGTAGCCGCGCTTCTTGCCGCGCGCGATCAGCTTTTTGACGTCGGCCTCGTTGAGGTCGATCAGCGGGCCGTCGGTGTCGGTGTCGGTCTCGGCGGTGTTCTTGGTGGCCATCAAATCTTCCTGCCTAGGGGCGTCAAAAGGGTCGTTACTGGCTGCTGCTGTCGGACAGCGCGGCCAGGCGGCGGGTCAGTTCCTCATCCATCGCGCGCAGCTTTTGCTGCCGCGCCAGGCCTTCGTCGTCCATCGTGCGCTGAAAATCCGCGGTGGCCTGTGCCAGCCGCTCGCGGATTTCGGGCTGGGTGACCAGCACGCCGATATATTCGTCGAGGTCGCGCAGCGCGGTTTCATGTGCCGCATCAGCCTCTTCGCCTTCGAGCCTTCGATTGAATGAGAAGTGCATTCCGTCGGCTCTGAGCAATGTCATCGCCCTATTATACACTTTCATCGGCTCCAATATGGCAAGCAACCCCTCGCAATCAAGCCCTTCTTGGGCATTTGCGATGTCAAGCATCGCGCCGAGCAATTCGGCGTCGCCGGAATCGGGGATGGCGAGGCGGAACAGCGCCTCCTCATTGCGCCGCATCGCCTCCGGATAACGAAGCAATCCGCCGATCAGCGCCGCCGCATAGGGGGTGGCGATGCCGGTCCGGCTGAGCGCGCGGGTTTCGTCGGCGGGGGGTTGAAGCCGCGGGTCGGGCGCGTAGCGGCGGCCGCCGCGCTGTGGCTGCGGCGCCCAGGGCACGGGCGGGCCGCGTTCGGGGCGTTGCCGCGCGAACAAGCTATCGATCTTTGCGCGGAACGCCTCGCGATAATGGTGGCGGACGTCGGCATCCTCGATCGCGTCGGCGTGAGCGAGGAGCCGCATTTTAAGCGCGGCACGCTCCTCGGGCGTCGCGAGCGATCCCGCCGCGACCTCGTGCGCCCAGAGCCGTTCGACGAGCGGCTGCGCGTCGCCCAGGATCGCCGCGAAACCGTCGGCGCCGCGCGCGCGGACGATGTCGTCGGGGTCCTGGCCGGCGGGCAGCGTCGCGAAGGCGAGGCTGAAACCGGGGCGCAGCAGCGGCAGCGCGCGCAGCGCGGCGCGCATCGCCGCCTTCTGCCCCGCCGCATCGCCGTCGAAGCAGAGGATCGGCACCGGCACCATCCGCCAGATCAGCCCGAGCTGCGCCTCGGTGAGCGCGGTGCCGAGCGGCGCGACGGCATCGGCGATCCCCGCCTCGGCAAGCGCGATCACGTCCATATAGCCTTCGACGACGATGATCCGGTTCGTCTGCCGCGACGCTGGGCTGGCCTTGTCGAGATTATAAAGGACGCGGCCCTTGTCGAACAAAGGCGTGTCGGGCGAGTTCAGATATTTGGGCTCGCCATCGCCGAGAATGCGGCCACCGAACGCGATCACCCGGCCGCGCGCGTCGCGGATCGGGATCATCAGGCGACCGCGGAAGCGGTCGTAGGGTTCCTTCTCGTCAACGGCGATCAGCATCCCCGATTCGACGAGCATCGCGGTCGGGAATTTCTTGAGCGCTTCCTTGAGTGCGCTGCGGCTGTCGGGCGCGAGACCGAAGCCGAAGGCGGCGCGGGTGGCGTCCGAAATGCCGCGCTTTGCCAGATAGTCGCGCGCCGGGGCGCCGTTGCTGCTGCCGAGCTGCTGCGTGAACCAGTCGGCGGCGCCCTGCACGACGTCGCGCAGGCTTGCCTGCTCTTCGGCCTTTTTCGCGGCGCGCGGGTCGGCGGCGGGAACCTCCATCCCGGCTTCGGCGGCGAGTTCCTTGACCGCGTCGATGAACGACAGGCCGCGCTGGTCGGTCATCCAGCGGATCGCATCGCCATGCGCGCTGCACCCGAAGCAATGATAGAAGCCCTTTTCATCGTTGATCGTGAAGCTGGGCGTCTTTTCGTTATGGAAGGGGCAGCAGGCCTTATACTCGCGCCCGGCGCGGGTGATCTTCACCGTGCGGCCGATGAGGGTCGAGAGGGTGACGCGCGAGCGCAGTTCGTCGAGCCATTGCGGGGTGAGGGTCAAGAGTCCCCCTCCCGCTTGCGGGAGGGGTCAGGGGAGGGCGTGTCTGCGAGCACGCGCTCGATCTCGCTCACGACGCCTTCGATCCGTTCCAATACATCATTGTTCCAGAAACGGATCACCCGATAACCCCGTGCTTCCAAATAGGCCGTCCGCGCTTCGTCTTTTTCTACATCAACCGCGTGTTGCCCGCCATCGACTTCGATGACGAGTTTGGCGCTGCGCGAAACGAAATCGCAGATGAACGGGCCAATGGGGAATTGGCGATTGAAACGGACGCCCGCGATTTTTCGGGCGCTGATCTGGGCCCAAAGCTTGCGTTCGGCGTCGGTGGCGTTCAGCCGGAGTTCGCGTGATCTCGCGGTCGGTCGTTTGTAGCCTTTGTCCAACAGGCCCTCCCCCGACCCCTCCCGCAAGCGGGAGGGGAGAATATGCGTTCCCGGTCCGACCAGTTCCCCTCCCATTTATGGGAGGGATTAGGGGAGGGCCTGTCTCCCTACGACAACGCCGCCTTCACCCACCCGCTGGCCTTGCTCATGTCGAGCTGGCTGCCCAGCCGGTCCTTCACCGCGGCCATGACCCGGCCCATATCCTTGAGGCTTTCCGCGCCCAGTTCGGTCACGATCGCCTTGATCGCGGCGGTCGCTTCGTCGTCGCTGAGCTGCGCGGGCAGGAATTCCTCGATCACGGCGACTTCGGCGGCCTCGATATCGGCGAGTTCCTGGCGGCCGCCGGCTTCGAACATGGTGATCGACTCGCGGCGCTGCTTGACCATTTTTTGCAGCACGTCGGTGACCAGCACATCGTCGTCGGCCGGCGCGGTGCCGGTGCGCAGTTCGATGTCCTTGTCCTTGATCTTGGCCAGCATCAGCCGGATGGTGCCGAGCCGCGCCTTGTCGCCGCTTTTCATCGCGGCGATCTGCGCAGCCTTAAGACGCTCACGAATCATACGTGTCCCCATGCGCTGCAAATTTCGGAAAGGCCCTCTCTAGCGGCAAGTTTCCAAATCCGATAGCTTGTGAATCATTTTTTTGGCTCCTACTTGGTCGGCCGTTTAGCCCCCCGTCCGGAGCATGTTGAATGGCACCTGCCAATCCCCCTGTGGCGCCTAAAGTCGCGCCCAAAAGCCAGCCCGATGGCGCGACCGGCGTTCTCGTCCTCGCCGACGGCACGATCCTGTGGGGCGTCGGATATGGCGCGGCGGGCGCGGGGGTGGGGGAGATTTGCTTCAACACCGCGATGACCGGCTATCAGGAAATCCTGACCGACCCGAGCTATGCGGGGCAGGTCGTCACCTTCACCTTTCCGCACATCGGCAATGTCGGGGCGAACCCCGAGGATATGGAGCGCGGCGTTCCCGGCGCGCTCGGCTGCATCACCCGCGAACTGCCGACGGCGCCCAGCAATTTTCGCAGCGTCCAGAGCCTGCCCGACTGGATGGCCGAACAGGGCGTGATCGGGCTTGCCGGCATCGACACCCGCGCGCTGACCCGTCGCATCCGCGACGCGGGGGCGCCGAACGGGGTGATCGCGCATAGCGTCGACGGCCAGTTCGACGTCGACGAGTTGCTGGCGATGGCACGCGGCTGGGCGGGGCTGGAGGGCATGGACCTCGCGAAGGCGGTCAGCCGGACCGATACGGGCGATTGGGATGCCGGGGTCTGGGCTTTGGGGCAGGGCTATTCTTCCCCCCTCCCGCTTGCGGGAGGGGGCGGGCGAGGGCCTGTTTCCGAAGGCGCGCCATCCGACATGCCCCCCCCTAACCCCTCCGGCAAGCGGGAGGGGGTCAGCAGGCCCCATGTCGTCGCGATCGACTATGGCGCGAAGGACAATATCTTTCGCAACCTGGTCAAGGCCGGCGCGCGCGTCACCGTGGTGCCCGCGACCGCGACCCTCGACGAGGTGCTGAGCCATCACCCCGACGGCGTGTTCCTGTCGAACGGCCCCGGCGATCCCGCGGCGACGGGCGCCTATGCGGTGCCGCTGATCCGGGGGCTGCTCGACCGTGACATTCCGCTGTTCGGCATCTGCCTCGGCCACCAGATGCTCGGCATCGCGGTCGGCGCCAAGACGATCAAGATGCACCAGGGCCACCGCGGCGCGAACCATCCGGTGCAGCGCGCCGAAGATGGCGTGGTCGAGATCACCAGCATGAACCACGGCTTCGCGGTCGACGCCGCGACGCTGCCCGCCGGCGTGGTCGAGACGCACAAGAGCCTGTTCGACGGATCGAACTGCGGCATCAAGGTCGCGGGGAAGAAGGCGTTCAGCGTGCAATATCACCCCGAGGCGAGCCCAGGGCCGCAGGACAGCTTCTATTTGTTCGAGAAGTTTGTGGGTGGATTGGGATGAACCGCTCGGCTCTTCTTTGGATGCTGGCAGGTGCGCTTCCCGTTGCCTTGGCAGCGGCAGTCGTGAGTCTGTGGCCGAAGGATGAGCCCGTAGGTCTTTACCTCCGGATAGTTGACGACAACGTTGACCTGCCAGCCGATTATCAATGGGAAAAGGTAGGCGCGTTCAGCTCAATGTTAGCGAGGAAGTGCGGGATTAATCGTTTCGAGACCGATTCTATGGGTGTCGATCACATGGGATCGTCCTTCGTTCCGTTGGATGATGCGTCAACCAGCGAACTTGACTGCTTAATTGGCGAAGCGCGCATCCACGGAATGACTATCGCAGTTTCGCGCGGAACGACGCCCGAGACGGTTGAATGTTTGCCGGGGCATCCTGCAAGATTTCAGCCGCCTGAGAATATCGACCAGAATGCCGCAGCAACTTGCGAGCGCGGCCGCCGCGAAAATGCGACCATGACCGCCGACGAGAGAAAATAAAATAATGCCTAAAAGAACCGATATATCCTCCATCCTCGTTATCGGCGCCGGCCCGATCGTCATCGGTCAGGCGTGCGAGTTCGATTATTCGGGGACGCAGGCGATCAAGGCGCTCAAGGAGGAGGGCTATCGCATCGTCCTCGTCAACTCCAACCCGGCGACGATCATGACCGATCCCGACCTTGCCGACGCCACTTATGTGGAGCCGATCACGCCCGAGATCGTCGCGAAGATCATCGAAAAGGAGCGCCCCGACGCGGTGCTGCCGACGATGGGCGGGCAGACCGCGCTCAACACCGCGCTGGCTTTGTTCAACGACGGGACGCTGGAGAAATATGGCGTCGAGATGATCGGCGCCGATGCCGAGGCGATCGACAAGGCCGAGGACCGGATCAAGTTCCGCGATGCAATGGACAAGATCGGGCTCGAAAGCGCGCGCTCGGGCATTGCGCATACGCTCGACGAGGCGTTCGCGGTGCTCGAACGCACCGGCCTGCCGTCGATCATCCGTCCCAGTTTCACCATGGGCGGCACCGGCGGCGGCATCGCCTATAACCGCGAGGAGTTCGAGCATATCGTCCGCGGCGGCCTGATCGCCTCGCCGACCACCGAAGTCCTGATCGAGGAATCGCTCCTCGGCTGGAAAGAATATGAGATGGAGGTGGTGCGCGACCGCAAGGATAATTGCATCATCATCTGCTCGATCGAAAATGTCGATCCGATGGGCGTGCATACCGGCGACAGCATCACCGTCGCCCCGGCGCTGACGCTGACCGACAAGGAATATCAGATCATGCGCAACGCGAGCATCGCGGTGCTGCGCGAGATCGGGGTCGAGACCGGCGGGTCGAACGTCCAGTTCGCGGTCAATCCCGCCGACGGGCGCCTGATCGTCATCGAGATGAACCCGCGCGTGTCGCGCTCGTCGGCGCTGGCGTCGAAGGCGACGGGCTTTCCCATCGCCAAGGTCGCGGCGAAGCTGGCGGTCGGCTATACGCTCGACGAGATCATGAACGACATCACCGGGGTCACTCCGGCGTCGTTCGAGCCGACGATCGACTATGTCGTCACCAAGATCCCGCGCTTCGCCTTTGAAAAATTCAAGGGCGCCGAGGCGACGCTGTCGACCGCGATGAAATCGGTCGGCGAAGTGATGGCGATCGGGCGCAATATCCACGAAAGCCTGCAAAAGGCGCTGCGCGGGCTGGAGACGGGGCTGTCGGGCTTCAACTTCGTCGAGCACCTCAAGGGCGCGAGCCACGACCAGTTGCGCAGCGAACTGGCGAAGCGCACCCCCGACCGGCTGCTCAACGCCGCGCAGGCGATCCGCGAAGGGCTGCCGCTCGCCGAGATCAACCGCGTCGCGGGTTATGATATGTGGTTCCTCGACCGCATTGCCGAGATCGTCGCGGCCGAACAGGAGGTTTGCGAAAACGGCCTGCCGCGCGATGCCGAGGGGCTGCGCAAGTTGAAGGCGATGGGCTTTTCCGACAAACGGCTTGCCTATCTGGCGCTCCAGTCGGCGAATTTGCGGCCGGGATCGAAAAGCGCGGCGGCGCATGGCAGCGGGCTGATCCACGATACGGTGAAGGCGATGACCGGCGGCGTGACCGAGGGCGAGGTGCGCGCGCTGCGCCATCGGCTTGGCGTGCGGCCGGTGTTCAAGATGATCGACACCTGCGCCGCCGAATTTCAGGCGCAGACCCCCTATCTCTATTCGACCTATGAAGCCCCGACCTTTGGCGAGCCCGAGTGCGAGGCGAACCCCAGCGACCGCAAGAAGATCGTCATCCTCGGCGGTGGTCCGAACCGGATCGGGCAGGGGATCGAGTTCGATTATTGCTGCTGCCACGCCTGCTTCGCCTTGGAAGAGGCGGGTTATGAAACGATCATGATCAACTGCAATCCGGAGACGGTGTCGACCGATTATGACACGTCGGACCGGCTCTATTTCGAGCCGCTGACCGCCGAGGATGTCCTCGAAATCCTGCACGTCGAGATGTCGAAGGGCGAACTCGTCGGGGTGATCGTCCAGTTCGGCGGCCAGACGCCGCTCAAGCTGGCGCAGGCGCTGGAGGAGGCGGGAATCCCGATTCTCGGCACCTCGCCCGACGCGATCGACCTCGCCGAAGACCGCGAACGGTTCGCGGCGCTGGTCAACAAGCTTGGCCTAAAGCAGCCCGAGAACGGCATCGCGCGCAGCCGCGAGGAAGCCGTCGCGGTCGCCGCGCGCATCGGCTATCCGGTGCTGACGCGCCCCTCCTATGTCCTTGGCGGCCGGGCGATGGAGATCGTCGACGACCAGGCACAGCTCGAACATTATATCGAGACCGCGGTGCAGGTGTCGGGCGATTCCCCGGTGCTGATCGACCGCTATCTGCGCGACGCGATCGAGGTCGATGTCGATGCGCTTTGCGACGGCACCGATGTCGTCGTCGCGGGTGTGCTCCAGCATATCGAGGAAGCCGGGGTTCATTCGGGCGACAGCGCCTGTTCGATCCCGCCGTACAGCCTGTCGGCCGGGATCATCGCCGAGATCGAGCGGCAGACCGAAGCGCTGGCGCGCGCGCTCGGCGTCCTGGGGCTGATGAACATCCAGTTCGCGGTCAAGGGCGACGATGTTTTCCTGATCGAGGTCAATCCGCGCGCCAGCCGCACCGTGCCGTTCGTCGCCAAAGCGGTGGGCTCGCCCGTCGCCAAGATCGCGGCGCGGGTGATGGCGGGGGAAAAGCTTGCCGACCTGCCGACGATCAACCGCGACATCGCGCATGTCGCGGTGAAGGAAGCGGTCTTTCCCTTCGCGCGCTTCCCCGGCACCGATCCCGTCCTGTCGCCCGAGATGAAGTCCACCGGCGAAGTCATGGGAATCGATAGCAATTTCAACCTCGCTTTCGCCAAGGCGCAGCTTGGCGCGGGCGACCGGCTGCCCACCGATGGCCGGGTGTTCGTGTCGGTCAAGGACAGCGACAAGCCGCGAATCATCGAGCCGGTGCGCCGGCTGGTCGATTGGGGCTGGCAGGTGATCGCGACCGGCGGCACCGCCACCTATCTCGTCGAACAGGGGATCGCGGTCGAGCGCGTCAACAAGGTCGCCGAAGGCCGCCCGCATATCGTCGACCGGATCAAGGACGGCGATGTGCAACTGATCTTCAACACCACCGAGGGGTGGCAGAGCCTGCAGGATTCGCAGTCGATCCGCGCTTCGGCGCTGGCCGCCGACGTCGCTTATTATACGACGGCGGCGGGCAGCGATGCCGCAACGCATGCGATTGGGGCGCTGCGCGCGCACTCTCTTGAAGTAAAACCGCTTCAGCACTATTATTGACGAACCGCTCCACCCCCCGACATCGACGGAAACAGCGGCTCAGCCGCCCGGCGCTCACCCGCCGAGGCGGATTTTTGACGAAGGACAACAGGATAATGGCAAGCGTTGAAAAGGTGCCGATGCTGGCAGAAGGCTATCAGAAGCTGAGCGCGCAGCTCTCCACGCTGAAAGCCGAGCGGCCTTTGATCGTGGATGCGATCGAGGAAGCGCGCGCGCATGGCGACCTTTCGGAAAATGCCGAATATCACGCCGCGAAGGAACGCCAGGGCCAGGTCGAAGCGACAATCGGCGACCTTGAGGACCGGCTGTCGCGCGCGCAGATCATCGACCCGACGATGCTGTCGGGCGACCGCATCGTGTTCGGCGCGACCGTCACCCTCGCCGACGAGGACGACAAGCCGGTGCGCTACCAGATCGTCGGCCAGGCCGAGGCCGATGCCAAGGACGGCCGGATCAGCTATAACTCGCCGCTGGGGCGGGCGCTGATCGGGCGCCGCGTCGATGACGAGGTCGAGGTGACGGTGCCGTCGGGCGACAAATATTATCTGGTCACCAAGATCGAATTCGTCTGAATCCCGGAGGCAAGGCGATGAAGCCGCAGGACGCGCCGCTGGTCACAGGCTATGCGCTTGCCTGCGTCATTCTGTTCGTTCTGCTCCAGATCACCGGCTTTCAGGGCGAGGCGATCGTCCGCGCGGGGTTCGTCCCGGCGCGGTTCGGGACCGAGCTGATCCTGCCGCCCGGCGCGATGGTGCCGTTCGTGCTGACGCCGCTCAGCTCGACCTTTCTGCATGGCGGCTGGCTGCACCTGATCTTCAACATGGTCATGCTGCTGTTCATCGGTCGCCAGCTCGAGGCGCCGCTGGGGGCCAAGGCGATGGCGGTGCTGCTGCTCGTCGGCGCCTATGCCGGCGCGCTCGCGCAATATCTTGCCGATCCGGGGTCCGCCGTGCCGATGATCGGGGCGAGCGGCGCGATCTCGGCGCTGCTCGCGGTGTTCGCGCTGATCTTCAGTCGCACGCAGACGTCGGCGATCGGGCCGATCCCGGCGCATTGGGTGCGCGCGCTCTGGCTCGCCGCGGCGTGGATCGGGCTGCAACTCGCGCTCGGTTTCGCGGGTGGCGGCGGGTTCGGCGCGGTCGCGATCTGGGCGCATGTCGGCGGATTTCTGGCGGGGCTGCTGCTGGCCCGGCCGCTGCTCCGCTGGCGCTTTGGGGGGCGGTAGAGGCCGGGGCCGACGGCCGGTGTCGGCCGGCAGATGCTATTCGGCCAGCAACCCACCCGCCAGCAGCAGCGCCACGCGCACGTCGATGCCGCAGCCTTCGGCGCGCTTCGCCGCGATGAAATCCTCGATCCCGGTCAGCGGCACGCGGTGGACGGTGATATCCTCGCCATCGACCCCGCCGCCGTCGCTGACCCTGGTCAGCCGCTTGGCGACGAGCAGGGTGAAGCTTTCGCTGACCATGCCCGGCGAGCTGAAGAATTCGCCGACGGTGCGCCAGTCGGCGGCGCGATAGCCGGTCTCTTCCTCCAGTTCGCGCCGCGCCGCGATTTCCGACGCTTCGCCCGCATGGTCGTCGCCGACGAGACCGGCGGGAAGTTCGAGGCAGCGGACCTTGAGCGGCACGCGATATTGCTCGACCAGGAGGATGTGGCGCCCGTCGGCCGCGTCGTCGATCGCGAGGATCACCGCCGCATGGATGCCGCGCGAGCGCGAGACATATTCCCATGTGCCTTGCTGTTTGACCGTGATGAAACGGCCTTCCCACCGCGTCTCGACCGGGGTGTCGGGGGAGGGTAGGGGCATGGTCTTCCTCTAAAGTTCGATCAGCCGATCGGGCAGTTCGTTCGGATTTTCGCTGCCGCGCGGGAAATGTTCGGTCAGCACGGCGCCCATCTGGCGCACCGCCTCGGCCATGCCCGCGCCGGGCTGGCCCTTGCGGACGAGATCGACCAGCGCGGCCATGGCGTCGCCCCAGACTTCGGGCGCGACCTTTGCCGCGATCGCTTCGTCGGCGACGATGTCGGCGCGATGCTCGCGCAGGCTGACGTAAAGGAGTACGCCGGTGCGTCCCAGCGTCTTTGCCTCGGTGCCGACCTTGAACAGGTCGATCGCGCGGGCGCGGACGCGCGCCGCGAGGATCGCGCGCGGGGTGAGCCACAGGCGCAGCGGGCGCCAGAGCAGGATCAGCCACACGCCGATCCATTTGAGGACGCCGATCGCGATCACCGTCCCGAGCCACTGGTTGGCGGTCAGTTCGTGTCCCCAGCCGCCGGTGAGCCGGTAATAGAGGCCCTGGTAGAAATCGGGGGCCAGCGCGACGATCGACATGGCGAGAAAGGCGATGACGCTCGCCCAGACGAGCGCGACATCGTCATAATCGTTCGACTGCGCCGCGATGACGGTGACGATCTCGCCGCTCGTATCGGCTTCGGCCGCGGCGACGGCCGCAGTGACGCGGTCGTGGTCGGCGGCGCTGACATGGCTGACTTTCATGGTCCCGTTCCCCTACCAGCCGCCCGAAGCGCCGCCGCCGCCGAAGCTGCCGCCGCCGCCCGAAAAGCCGCCAAAGCCTCCGCCGCCTCCCCAGCTCGATCCGCCGCCGCCCCATGAGGAACCGCCGCCGCCACCGCCCCAGTCGTTGTCGCCCCAGATGATGATCGGCGCGGCGCCCCATGGGCGATGGCGGCGATGCTTCTTGCCGCGCCGCCCGAAGGCGGTGAGCATCGGCAGGATGAAGAAGAAAAAGACGATGAAGCCGATGAAGAACAGCCCGCCGAAATCGCCGTCGTCGGCGCGGTCGCGCGCGGCCTTGTCGGCGGCGGCGGCGCGCGCCGCAGCCTCTTCGGGCGGGAGCTGGATCTGTTCGGCGATCGCGTCGACGCCGTCCTGGATGCCGCCGGGCATGTCGCCGGCCTTGAACTTCGGCGTGACGACGTCGCGGATGATGCGGCCCGACAAGGCGTCGGTGAGCACGGGTTCGAGGCCATAGCCGACCGAGATGTTCATCCGCCGCTCGTTCGGCGCGATCAGGAAGACCACGCCGTCGTTATTGTCCTTGCTGCCGATCCCCCACGCGCGGCCGAGCTTGTAGCCATAGTCGGCGATATCATGGCCTTCGAGGCTGTTCACCGTCGCGACGACGAACTGATGGCCGCTATCCTTGTTGAGCTTTTCGAGCTGCTGGTTGAGCTCGGCCTCCTTGTCGGCGGGGATGATGTCGGCCTGGTCGACCACGGGTTCGGTGGTCCGCTTGGGAAAATTCTGTGCGGCCGCGGGGACCGCGAGCAGCGAAAGGCCCAGCGCCCAGCCGAGCAGAAGCGGTCTCATGGCGTATCTCCGGTCTGGGCGGCGATGGCATCGACACCGGTCGACAGGCCGCCCGCATAATCGCCCTGTCTGAACTGCGGCATCATCTGATGAATGACGGCCAATGCCTTGTCGTCGGTCAATATTTTTTCCATGCCGATGCCCGTGGCGATGCGCGCGAGCCGTTCGTTCGGCGCGACGAGGAGGAGGATGCCGTCGTCCTGATCCTTGCGCCCGATCTTCCAGCGATTGGCGAGGCAGGTTCCGAAATTATCGACGCGCGCGCCGTTCAGGCTGGGCGTCGTCGCGACGACCATCTGATGCTGCGTCCGTGCTTCGTAACGAGCGAGGCGATCGGACAGGCGCGTTTCCTCCTCGCCGCTCAAGATGTCGGCCGCGTCGGTCACGCGGCCCGCGAGCGCCATGTGGGGGACGCCGTCGCACGCCGCCGTTTCCTTCGCGGCGACCGGCCCCGGCGCCGCCTTGCAGCCGC
This window contains:
- the dnaG gene encoding DNA primase, whose protein sequence is MTLTPQWLDELRSRVTLSTLIGRTVKITRAGREYKACCPFHNEKTPSFTINDEKGFYHCFGCSAHGDAIRWMTDQRGLSFIDAVKELAAEAGMEVPAADPRAAKKAEEQASLRDVVQGAADWFTQQLGSSNGAPARDYLAKRGISDATRAAFGFGLAPDSRSALKEALKKFPTAMLVESGMLIAVDEKEPYDRFRGRLMIPIRDARGRVIAFGGRILGDGEPKYLNSPDTPLFDKGRVLYNLDKASPASRQTNRIIVVEGYMDVIALAEAGIADAVAPLGTALTEAQLGLIWRMVPVPILCFDGDAAGQKAAMRAALRALPLLRPGFSLAFATLPAGQDPDDIVRARGADGFAAILGDAQPLVERLWAHEVAAGSLATPEERAALKMRLLAHADAIEDADVRHHYREAFRAKIDSLFARQRPERGPPVPWAPQPQRGGRRYAPDPRLQPPADETRALSRTGIATPYAAALIGGLLRYPEAMRRNEEALFRLAIPDSGDAELLGAMLDIANAQEGLDCEGLLAILEPMKVYNRAMTLLRADGMHFSFNRRLEGEEADAAHETALRDLDEYIGVLVTQPEIRERLAQATADFQRTMDDEGLARQQKLRAMDEELTRRLAALSDSSSQ
- a CDS encoding endonuclease domain-containing protein gives rise to the protein MDKGYKRPTARSRELRLNATDAERKLWAQISARKIAGVRFNRQFPIGPFICDFVSRSAKLVIEVDGGQHAVDVEKDEARTAYLEARGYRVIRFWNNDVLERIEGVVSEIERVLADTPSPDPSRKREGDS
- a CDS encoding GatB/YqeY domain-containing protein, which gives rise to MIRERLKAAQIAAMKSGDKARLGTIRLMLAKIKDKDIELRTGTAPADDDVLVTDVLQKMVKQRRESITMFEAGGRQELADIEAAEVAVIEEFLPAQLSDDEATAAIKAIVTELGAESLKDMGRVMAAVKDRLGSQLDMSKASGWVKAALS
- the carA gene encoding glutamine-hydrolyzing carbamoyl-phosphate synthase small subunit, with protein sequence MAPANPPVAPKVAPKSQPDGATGVLVLADGTILWGVGYGAAGAGVGEICFNTAMTGYQEILTDPSYAGQVVTFTFPHIGNVGANPEDMERGVPGALGCITRELPTAPSNFRSVQSLPDWMAEQGVIGLAGIDTRALTRRIRDAGAPNGVIAHSVDGQFDVDELLAMARGWAGLEGMDLAKAVSRTDTGDWDAGVWALGQGYSSPLPLAGGGGRGPVSEGAPSDMPPPNPSGKREGVSRPHVVAIDYGAKDNIFRNLVKAGARVTVVPATATLDEVLSHHPDGVFLSNGPGDPAATGAYAVPLIRGLLDRDIPLFGICLGHQMLGIAVGAKTIKMHQGHRGANHPVQRAEDGVVEITSMNHGFAVDAATLPAGVVETHKSLFDGSNCGIKVAGKKAFSVQYHPEASPGPQDSFYLFEKFVGGLG
- the carB gene encoding carbamoyl-phosphate synthase large subunit, which encodes MPKRTDISSILVIGAGPIVIGQACEFDYSGTQAIKALKEEGYRIVLVNSNPATIMTDPDLADATYVEPITPEIVAKIIEKERPDAVLPTMGGQTALNTALALFNDGTLEKYGVEMIGADAEAIDKAEDRIKFRDAMDKIGLESARSGIAHTLDEAFAVLERTGLPSIIRPSFTMGGTGGGIAYNREEFEHIVRGGLIASPTTEVLIEESLLGWKEYEMEVVRDRKDNCIIICSIENVDPMGVHTGDSITVAPALTLTDKEYQIMRNASIAVLREIGVETGGSNVQFAVNPADGRLIVIEMNPRVSRSSALASKATGFPIAKVAAKLAVGYTLDEIMNDITGVTPASFEPTIDYVVTKIPRFAFEKFKGAEATLSTAMKSVGEVMAIGRNIHESLQKALRGLETGLSGFNFVEHLKGASHDQLRSELAKRTPDRLLNAAQAIREGLPLAEINRVAGYDMWFLDRIAEIVAAEQEVCENGLPRDAEGLRKLKAMGFSDKRLAYLALQSANLRPGSKSAAAHGSGLIHDTVKAMTGGVTEGEVRALRHRLGVRPVFKMIDTCAAEFQAQTPYLYSTYEAPTFGEPECEANPSDRKKIVILGGGPNRIGQGIEFDYCCCHACFALEEAGYETIMINCNPETVSTDYDTSDRLYFEPLTAEDVLEILHVEMSKGELVGVIVQFGGQTPLKLAQALEEAGIPILGTSPDAIDLAEDRERFAALVNKLGLKQPENGIARSREEAVAVAARIGYPVLTRPSYVLGGRAMEIVDDQAQLEHYIETAVQVSGDSPVLIDRYLRDAIEVDVDALCDGTDVVVAGVLQHIEEAGVHSGDSACSIPPYSLSAGIIAEIERQTEALARALGVLGLMNIQFAVKGDDVFLIEVNPRASRTVPFVAKAVGSPVAKIAARVMAGEKLADLPTINRDIAHVAVKEAVFPFARFPGTDPVLSPEMKSTGEVMGIDSNFNLAFAKAQLGAGDRLPTDGRVFVSVKDSDKPRIIEPVRRLVDWGWQVIATGGTATYLVEQGIAVERVNKVAEGRPHIVDRIKDGDVQLIFNTTEGWQSLQDSQSIRASALAADVAYYTTAAGSDAATHAIGALRAHSLEVKPLQHYY
- the greA gene encoding transcription elongation factor GreA — translated: MASVEKVPMLAEGYQKLSAQLSTLKAERPLIVDAIEEARAHGDLSENAEYHAAKERQGQVEATIGDLEDRLSRAQIIDPTMLSGDRIVFGATVTLADEDDKPVRYQIVGQAEADAKDGRISYNSPLGRALIGRRVDDEVEVTVPSGDKYYLVTKIEFV
- a CDS encoding rhomboid family intramembrane serine protease encodes the protein MKPQDAPLVTGYALACVILFVLLQITGFQGEAIVRAGFVPARFGTELILPPGAMVPFVLTPLSSTFLHGGWLHLIFNMVMLLFIGRQLEAPLGAKAMAVLLLVGAYAGALAQYLADPGSAVPMIGASGAISALLAVFALIFSRTQTSAIGPIPAHWVRALWLAAAWIGLQLALGFAGGGGFGAVAIWAHVGGFLAGLLLARPLLRWRFGGR
- a CDS encoding NUDIX hydrolase; translation: MPLPSPDTPVETRWEGRFITVKQQGTWEYVSRSRGIHAAVILAIDDAADGRHILLVEQYRVPLKVRCLELPAGLVGDDHAGEASEIAARRELEEETGYRAADWRTVGEFFSSPGMVSESFTLLVAKRLTRVSDGGGVDGEDITVHRVPLTGIEDFIAAKRAEGCGIDVRVALLLAGGLLAE
- a CDS encoding TPM domain-containing protein encodes the protein MKVSHVSAADHDRVTAAVAAAEADTSGEIVTVIAAQSNDYDDVALVWASVIAFLAMSIVALAPDFYQGLYYRLTGGWGHELTANQWLGTVIAIGVLKWIGVWLILLWRPLRLWLTPRAILAARVRARAIDLFKVGTEAKTLGRTGVLLYVSLREHRADIVADEAIAAKVAPEVWGDAMAALVDLVRKGQPGAGMAEAVRQMGAVLTEHFPRGSENPNELPDRLIEL